Proteins encoded in a region of the Marinococcus sp. PL1-022 genome:
- the folP gene encoding dihydropteroate synthase, producing MRNQVMRWKNWELDFSLKTFVMGILNVTPDSFSDGGRYSGVEQAVAQAEKLVEDGADIIDIGGESTRPGAAFVEAEEEQRRIVPVLEALRDRIGVPISVDTYKASTAEAALGAGADIINDVWGAKADPGMARVAAEYDVPIILMHNRDNTEYQDLMPDMIQDVYESIAICEQAGVKEDRIILDPGIGFAKTYEQNLEAMRKMDQFTSLSYPVLLGSSRKSLISKTLELPAHDRVEGTGATVSLGIERGCDIVRVHDVKEMTRVARMMDAMLGVRKEHSVG from the coding sequence ATGCGCAATCAGGTAATGCGATGGAAGAATTGGGAGCTTGATTTTTCCTTAAAGACGTTTGTCATGGGGATTTTAAATGTGACGCCGGATTCCTTTTCTGACGGAGGCCGGTACAGCGGGGTGGAGCAGGCTGTCGCGCAGGCAGAAAAGCTGGTGGAGGACGGAGCGGATATTATAGATATCGGCGGTGAATCCACACGCCCGGGAGCGGCATTTGTAGAGGCAGAAGAAGAGCAGCGGCGGATCGTTCCGGTACTCGAAGCCCTGAGGGACCGGATTGGCGTGCCTATCAGCGTGGATACCTATAAAGCTTCCACGGCCGAGGCAGCTCTCGGAGCCGGAGCGGATATCATTAACGATGTATGGGGAGCGAAAGCAGATCCCGGTATGGCCCGGGTAGCAGCTGAATACGATGTGCCGATAATTTTAATGCACAACCGTGATAATACGGAGTACCAGGATTTGATGCCTGACATGATTCAGGACGTTTATGAAAGCATAGCTATTTGCGAGCAGGCCGGAGTCAAGGAAGACCGCATTATTCTGGATCCCGGCATCGGCTTTGCAAAAACCTATGAGCAGAATCTCGAAGCGATGCGGAAGATGGATCAGTTTACGTCGCTTTCGTATCCAGTACTCCTTGGCAGCTCCCGTAAATCGCTCATATCAAAAACACTTGAGCTTCCTGCCCATGATCGTGTGGAAGGTACAGGCGCGACGGTGAGCCTGGGTATTGAACGAGGGTGCGATATCGTCCGTGTGCATGACGTCAAAGAAATGACGCGCGTAGCCCGGATGATGGACGCTATGCTCGGAGTAAGAAAGGAGCATTCGGTTGGATAA
- the folB gene encoding dihydroneopterin aldolase, whose amino-acid sequence MDKIHLQGMEFYAYHGVFEEENRLGQRFRVNLVLEADLKPAAAEDDVEKSVNYAEAFEAVKEAVENQTYRLVETIAEKIAETIFERFNIVEQLHVKVIKPDPPIPGHYDHVAIEMTRTRPE is encoded by the coding sequence TTGGATAAAATTCATTTGCAGGGAATGGAGTTTTACGCTTATCACGGGGTGTTTGAAGAGGAAAACAGGCTAGGTCAGCGCTTTCGCGTCAATTTAGTACTCGAAGCGGACTTAAAGCCGGCAGCGGCAGAGGATGACGTAGAAAAAAGCGTTAACTACGCCGAAGCATTTGAAGCAGTGAAAGAGGCCGTGGAAAACCAAACGTACCGGCTGGTGGAAACGATTGCTGAAAAAATTGCCGAAACAATATTTGAGCGTTTTAATATTGTGGAGCAGCTTCACGTGAAAGTGATCAAACCGGATCCGCCAATCCCAGGACACTACGATCATGTTGCCATTGAAATGACCAGGACTCGTCCAGAATGA
- the folK gene encoding 2-amino-4-hydroxy-6-hydroxymethyldihydropteridine diphosphokinase produces the protein MTQVFIALGSNLGKREEYLKRAVLAMQQEKQMQLTKLSPVYETAPVGVTDQPHFLNMVSEWSTDYGPEKLLEALHRIEHELERIREERWGPRTVDLDILIYDEENMNKEHLIIPHPRLTERAFVLVPFFDIAPDRFVHEDKTVRWYVKKLPEKERADVVYWGELLIDNDDT, from the coding sequence ATGACCCAGGTTTTTATTGCACTGGGGTCAAACCTCGGGAAACGGGAGGAGTATTTAAAGCGGGCGGTCCTGGCTATGCAGCAGGAGAAACAGATGCAGCTGACAAAGCTGTCGCCGGTGTATGAAACCGCGCCGGTGGGAGTGACCGATCAGCCGCATTTTCTGAACATGGTTTCCGAATGGAGTACTGATTACGGACCGGAGAAACTGCTTGAGGCGCTTCACCGTATCGAGCATGAGCTTGAGCGCATACGTGAAGAACGGTGGGGGCCGAGGACAGTGGACCTTGACATTCTTATCTATGATGAAGAAAATATGAACAAGGAGCATTTAATTATTCCTCATCCCCGGTTAACTGAGCGGGCCTTTGTTCTTGTGCCGTTTTTTGATATTGCCCCGGACCGTTTTGTTCACGAGGACAAGACGGTTCGTTGGTATGTAAAAAAACTGCCGGAGAAGGAACGGGCCGATGTAGTATACTGGGGCGAGCTGTTAATAGACAACGACGACACGTAA